One window of Microcoleus vaginatus PCC 9802 genomic DNA carries:
- a CDS encoding DUF2281 domain-containing protein, which translates to MSKFQLLDAVTLTEAVALADGGVAPPETAGAIVEVFKKGEAYLVELFGGWVKAEVGGDFVPATQDEPGAFMETIGVETVYPHQLQLVKSASEMMGDRERLQSVLDNLSEDLVAEVCDFAEFLQEKQQKVRSD; encoded by the coding sequence ATGAGCAAATTTCAATTATTGGATGCCGTGACTTTAACCGAAGCAGTCGCCCTCGCAGATGGCGGAGTTGCACCCCCAGAAACAGCCGGGGCGATTGTTGAGGTATTCAAAAAGGGTGAAGCCTATTTAGTCGAGTTATTTGGCGGATGGGTGAAAGCAGAAGTTGGCGGGGATTTTGTGCCTGCAACTCAGGATGAACCGGGCGCATTTATGGAAACGATTGGTGTTGAAACAGTTTATCCGCATCAGTTGCAATTAGTAAAATCTGCCAGCGAAATGATGGGAGATCGAGAGCGTTTACAGTCAGTTTTGGATAATTTATCTGAAGATTTAGTGGCTGAAGTCTGCGATTTTGCCGAGTTTTTGCAGGAAAAACAGCAAAAAGTGCGATCGGATTAA
- a CDS encoding ParA family protein, with amino-acid sequence MIPSDIRLYTWVDAEEVLLRMQQWPEWLVWARAYWDELTMGIRPGTQVQAKNWLYEVYDPRFRINPEQEMVEGLIVLESLPNHERTLPVFFEETEEEPSTPRLTPSLSRPAVIWHPSEDIEYPDILPPDLPPVVAFHSFKGGVGRTTHALALAQALTEDKHKVLLVDGDLEAPGISWVFARRLPNPSVSFADLIALVHGDPSPDAVDAVQLVADRIQNALIDGIYVLPSFRFTEKFTALEIRPEHLFQGAKNPFILTNILASLGQALGADFVIVDLRAGVSELSTGLILDPRVYRIFVTTLSAQSISGTVRLLELLGERSLSRRDTEPLPALIINQIPDQERPSDIVLEAETKLLEAASPFLGEGGEPVRVLTSFTDSLLVLPPTWEEVVTRLLRSGIVDAVRPLVEWLPIQCSKLIEDPLSSLKSQREELSKIAKQLVFAENAEVNDFLATTPLRHLASDHRRRLPITVIVGAKGSGKTYTFLQIVCRETWQKFAIDAGAIEVQSNAVICPIIESSNLQESAQNIVRNVRTKAAQVLGFEAPDASPIRDYIRDSYRLNNLHEGEWRDRWLNVIAWGVGFDHKKTKSQAEDTTLENAGRRLTEYLAATKKQLVVVIDGLEDLFQNFASNPAQQTAIRSLLQDVPEWLGQQPGLPLGIIIFVRRDIVLAAVHQNAAQMMARYEPYALKWNREEALRLVAWVTKRVNMLPQINYEKLQNMNEEELTEALVPLWGKRLGSERSKEAGSARFALAAISDLRGQIQARDLVRLLHLAAKESVNDDSRWQDRILIPTAIKGALPECSRNKIDEIEIENTALKDVFTKLRNLPKEKRKIPFTRDMIELSVEEMKILEDNGVVIRENDEYYMPEIFRWGLDFSMTAGGRPRILALARRAGQKS; translated from the coding sequence ATGATTCCGTCAGATATTCGTCTTTACACTTGGGTTGACGCAGAAGAAGTTTTACTGCGAATGCAACAGTGGCCAGAATGGCTGGTATGGGCAAGAGCTTACTGGGACGAGCTAACTATGGGAATTCGCCCCGGCACTCAAGTACAAGCAAAGAATTGGTTGTACGAGGTCTATGATCCTCGGTTCCGAATTAATCCAGAGCAAGAGATGGTAGAGGGTTTGATTGTTTTAGAAAGTCTCCCCAACCATGAACGTACTCTCCCAGTTTTTTTTGAGGAGACAGAAGAAGAACCATCTACTCCTAGACTAACCCCCAGTTTGTCCAGACCAGCAGTGATTTGGCACCCTAGCGAAGATATTGAATATCCAGACATTTTACCACCTGATTTACCGCCAGTAGTAGCTTTTCATTCCTTTAAAGGTGGCGTTGGACGCACAACCCATGCTCTGGCTTTAGCACAGGCTCTAACGGAAGATAAACATAAAGTTCTCCTTGTAGATGGAGACTTAGAAGCACCTGGGATTAGTTGGGTTTTTGCTCGCCGATTGCCTAATCCTAGTGTCTCCTTTGCTGACCTGATCGCCCTCGTTCACGGCGATCCTTCTCCTGACGCTGTAGATGCTGTTCAATTAGTAGCAGACCGAATTCAAAATGCTCTAATTGATGGGATTTATGTGTTACCTTCGTTCCGTTTCACAGAAAAATTTACTGCTTTAGAGATCCGACCAGAACATCTTTTTCAAGGTGCTAAAAACCCTTTTATATTAACGAATATTTTAGCTAGTCTCGGTCAAGCTTTAGGCGCTGATTTTGTGATAGTAGACCTGCGGGCTGGAGTTTCTGAACTTTCTACAGGTCTAATCTTAGATCCGCGAGTCTACCGTATCTTTGTTACCACTTTAAGCGCACAGTCTATTTCAGGAACAGTAAGACTTCTAGAGCTTCTTGGAGAAAGATCGCTTTCTAGGAGAGATACTGAACCATTGCCTGCATTGATTATTAACCAGATTCCAGACCAGGAGCGACCCAGCGATATAGTATTAGAAGCGGAAACTAAACTGCTTGAAGCTGCTAGTCCGTTTTTAGGAGAAGGTGGCGAACCTGTGAGAGTCTTGACATCATTTACTGACAGTCTACTGGTTTTGCCTCCTACTTGGGAAGAGGTAGTCACTCGTCTGTTGCGATCGGGAATTGTTGATGCTGTACGTCCTTTAGTAGAATGGTTACCAATTCAGTGCAGCAAACTTATTGAAGACCCCCTTTCTAGCTTGAAGTCCCAAAGAGAAGAACTGAGCAAGATAGCTAAACAATTAGTGTTTGCAGAAAATGCAGAAGTAAATGACTTTTTAGCTACCACTCCCTTGCGGCACTTGGCTTCTGATCACCGTCGCCGCCTCCCTATTACAGTAATAGTTGGCGCGAAAGGTTCAGGTAAAACTTACACTTTTCTCCAGATTGTTTGCAGAGAAACATGGCAAAAGTTTGCCATAGATGCTGGTGCAATAGAAGTCCAAAGTAATGCTGTTATTTGCCCCATTATAGAGTCAAGCAACCTGCAAGAATCTGCTCAAAATATAGTCCGAAACGTGCGAACAAAGGCAGCACAGGTGTTGGGTTTCGAGGCGCCAGATGCCAGTCCTATTCGTGACTATATCAGAGATAGTTATCGGCTCAATAATCTTCACGAAGGAGAGTGGCGCGATCGCTGGTTAAATGTTATAGCCTGGGGTGTTGGCTTCGACCATAAAAAAACAAAATCCCAAGCAGAAGATACTACGCTAGAAAATGCTGGCCGAAGATTAACTGAGTATCTAGCCGCTACTAAAAAGCAACTGGTTGTTGTTATTGATGGCTTAGAAGACCTTTTCCAAAACTTTGCCAGCAATCCAGCTCAACAAACTGCTATCCGATCTCTGCTTCAGGATGTCCCTGAATGGCTAGGGCAACAGCCGGGTCTTCCGTTAGGTATTATTATATTTGTGCGACGCGATATAGTGCTTGCTGCTGTACACCAAAATGCAGCTCAAATGATGGCTCGATATGAACCTTACGCTTTGAAGTGGAATCGGGAAGAAGCACTGCGGCTGGTTGCTTGGGTAACAAAACGAGTAAATATGCTTCCCCAAATTAATTATGAAAAACTTCAAAATATGAATGAAGAAGAACTGACGGAAGCTTTAGTTCCTTTATGGGGTAAAAGACTGGGAAGCGAACGCTCTAAAGAAGCTGGTTCTGCCAGATTTGCGCTCGCAGCAATCTCGGATCTCAGGGGACAAATTCAAGCACGGGATTTGGTACGGCTTCTACACTTAGCAGCCAAAGAGTCTGTCAATGATGATAGTCGCTGGCAAGATCGGATACTTATCCCTACAGCCATCAAGGGGGCATTGCCCGAATGCAGCCGGAACAAAATTGATGAAATTGAGATAGAAAACACAGCATTGAAAGATGTATTCACTAAGTTGCGTAACTTACCAAAAGAAAAGCGGAAAATACCCTTCACGAGGGATATGATTGAACTCTCAGTAGAAGAAATGAAAATCTTGGAAGATAATGGTGTAGTCATCCGTGAAAATGATGAATATTATATGCCGGAAATTTTCCGTTGGGGGTTAGACTTTTCAATGACGGCTGGTGGGCGTCCAAGAATTCTAGCTTTAGCACGCCGTGCTGGACAGAAGTCTTGA
- the urtA gene encoding urea ABC transporter substrate-binding protein encodes MGARSSNPLEAAGPTRKPIKIGVLHSLTGTMSISEISVKDATLLAVEEINAAGGVLGRPLEAVIEDGASDLQTFAQKAKQLLLEAQVAVVFGCWTSASRKAVLPAFEQGQGLLFYPVQYEGLEQCPNIFYTGAAPNQQIVPGVNYLLAQGKRKIFLLGSDYLFPRTANRIVKAQLAALGGELAGEVYLPLGSREVGEAIAHILAVKPDAIVNTLNGDSNVAFFLHLREAGVKPEDLPVMSVSVAEEEVRAIGPSNIAGHLVVWNYFETVDTPENRKFVKAYKARYGENRVTDDPIEAAYLGVYLWKQAVEKAGSTDVVKVRAAAKNIEFAAPSGKVKIDAQTQHIWKTVRIGKVRVDGQIEEIWNSGAPVQPDPFLKGYPWAAALATRGISLGTRASLSGLFVILVLITWMAVGVGWMGSVDMKNYLLAIEAASAPATGVSEAAQAVLVQQTLFVASRTQHWLMGALVLSLIAGIVGFVSVSAIIRNLGLLRETAEQMASGDLTARSPVVSNDAIGVLSSTLNTMAQQISSLLNGLEVRQRQLEERSEELEVAKNAAEAANRAKSTFLANMTHELRTPLNAIIGYSELLQEEALELGEEEFVMDLASINMAGKQLLYIISDILDISKIEAGKMTLFLETFDVLNLLEQVVTTVQPQLGKNGNTLIVNCDRNIGTIYSDLSKLRQALLNLVTNAAKFTDRGKITINVWKEEGEVLPIDNSEELSADPSRCQQPWIVFQVTDTGIGMTEDQVSRLFGAFAQADDSTTRKYGGTGLGLTISRKFCQMMGGDITVESEFNCGSSFTIRLPIAVTSPKEAQDDREIPEIETEPSQDLDTSAEATEAKQKAVRSQPLDLPDAATVLVIDDDPDARDLMTRCLSKQGFRVRSSASGQGGLLLAKELLPDAIILDVMMPSMDGWAVLSALKADQDLVDIPVIMITFLDDQNQGLELGAAEYVRKPVDYKRFAALLSKYQGIDK; translated from the coding sequence ATGGGAGCAAGGAGCAGTAACCCCCTCGAAGCAGCCGGCCCGACTCGTAAGCCGATCAAAATAGGCGTGTTGCATTCGCTGACGGGCACGATGTCCATCAGCGAAATTTCTGTTAAAGATGCGACGCTGTTGGCTGTTGAGGAAATTAATGCGGCGGGAGGGGTGCTCGGACGCCCCTTGGAAGCGGTTATAGAAGATGGAGCTAGCGATTTGCAGACTTTTGCTCAAAAAGCTAAGCAATTGCTCTTAGAAGCGCAGGTGGCGGTGGTATTTGGCTGTTGGACTTCGGCGAGCCGCAAAGCTGTACTGCCTGCTTTCGAGCAGGGCCAAGGGTTGCTGTTCTATCCGGTGCAGTATGAAGGGCTAGAACAGTGTCCGAATATTTTCTACACTGGTGCTGCCCCAAACCAACAGATTGTGCCTGGGGTGAATTACTTGCTGGCACAGGGGAAGCGGAAAATTTTCCTGTTGGGTTCGGACTATCTCTTTCCCCGGACGGCAAATCGGATTGTGAAAGCTCAACTGGCGGCACTAGGGGGAGAGTTGGCGGGGGAAGTGTATCTGCCGCTGGGATCGAGGGAAGTGGGCGAGGCGATCGCACATATCTTAGCAGTGAAACCGGATGCTATTGTCAACACTCTCAACGGGGACAGCAATGTGGCTTTTTTCCTTCATCTGCGGGAAGCTGGCGTGAAACCCGAGGATTTGCCCGTGATGTCAGTCAGCGTAGCAGAAGAAGAAGTGCGGGCGATCGGGCCGTCCAATATTGCTGGACATTTGGTGGTTTGGAACTATTTTGAAACGGTGGATACACCGGAAAATCGTAAATTTGTCAAGGCTTATAAAGCCCGATACGGGGAAAATCGAGTTACCGATGACCCGATCGAAGCGGCTTATTTGGGCGTTTACCTGTGGAAGCAAGCAGTAGAAAAAGCTGGTTCGACAGATGTGGTTAAAGTCAGGGCGGCTGCTAAAAATATTGAGTTTGCCGCGCCCTCGGGCAAGGTAAAAATAGATGCCCAAACTCAGCATATCTGGAAAACAGTGCGGATTGGCAAGGTGAGGGTGGACGGTCAAATTGAGGAGATTTGGAATTCCGGCGCACCGGTGCAGCCAGATCCTTTTCTCAAGGGCTATCCTTGGGCGGCGGCACTTGCTACGAGGGGGATTTCTCTGGGAACTCGGGCGTCATTGAGCGGGCTGTTTGTCATCTTGGTACTGATAACTTGGATGGCGGTGGGAGTCGGGTGGATGGGTTCTGTGGATATGAAGAACTATTTGCTGGCAATAGAGGCTGCCTCAGCTCCGGCGACGGGGGTTTCTGAGGCAGCACAGGCGGTGCTGGTGCAGCAAACTCTCTTTGTGGCGAGTCGAACTCAGCACTGGCTGATGGGGGCTTTGGTTTTGAGTTTGATCGCGGGGATAGTGGGTTTTGTGTCGGTGTCGGCAATTATTCGGAATCTCGGCTTGCTGCGGGAAACTGCCGAACAGATGGCGAGCGGTGATTTGACGGCTCGATCGCCTGTTGTTTCTAATGACGCGATCGGGGTGCTATCTTCTACTCTCAATACCATGGCTCAGCAAATTAGCAGTTTGCTCAACGGTTTGGAAGTGCGGCAGCGGCAGCTAGAGGAACGATCGGAGGAATTGGAAGTTGCTAAGAATGCTGCCGAAGCTGCCAACCGGGCGAAAAGCACTTTTTTGGCAAATATGACTCACGAGTTGCGGACGCCCTTGAATGCGATTATTGGGTACAGCGAGCTGCTGCAAGAAGAGGCTCTGGAACTCGGCGAAGAAGAGTTTGTGATGGATTTGGCAAGCATTAATATGGCAGGCAAGCAGTTGCTCTACATTATTAGTGACATCCTGGATATTTCTAAAATTGAAGCAGGAAAGATGACTCTTTTCTTGGAGACTTTTGATGTGTTGAATTTGCTCGAGCAGGTTGTCACTACTGTTCAACCCCAGCTAGGGAAAAATGGCAATACTTTGATTGTCAATTGCGATCGGAATATTGGCACGATATACTCCGATTTGTCAAAGCTGCGGCAAGCGCTGTTGAATTTGGTGACCAATGCTGCTAAGTTTACCGATCGAGGCAAAATTACGATTAATGTTTGGAAAGAAGAAGGGGAGGTTTTGCCGATCGACAATTCCGAAGAACTATCGGCAGATCCTTCTCGGTGTCAACAGCCTTGGATCGTCTTTCAAGTAACCGATACCGGCATCGGCATGACTGAGGATCAGGTGTCGAGGCTGTTCGGAGCTTTCGCTCAAGCGGACGATTCTACTACCCGCAAATACGGCGGCACCGGTTTGGGGCTGACAATTAGCCGGAAATTTTGCCAGATGATGGGCGGAGACATTACCGTTGAGAGCGAATTTAATTGCGGTTCTAGTTTTACGATCCGGTTGCCGATTGCGGTTACAAGCCCGAAAGAAGCGCAGGACGATCGAGAAATCCCAGAAATTGAGACCGAGCCTTCCCAGGATTTAGACACGAGTGCAGAAGCGACAGAAGCGAAGCAAAAAGCAGTGCGATCACAACCGCTGGATCTGCCGGATGCTGCTACTGTGCTCGTGATTGACGACGATCCGGACGCGCGGGATTTGATGACTCGCTGCTTGTCGAAACAGGGATTTCGGGTGCGATCGTCGGCTAGCGGTCAAGGGGGGCTTCTGTTGGCTAAGGAGTTGCTGCCGGACGCGATTATTCTGGACGTGATGATGCCAAGTATGGACGGCTGGGCGGTGCTGTCGGCGTTGAAAGCCGATCAAGATTTGGTTGATATTCCAGTGATTATGATAACTTTTTTGGACGACCAAAATCAGGGGTTGGAATTGGGAGCGGCGGAGTATGTGAGGAAGCCTGTGGATTACAAGCGCTTTGCTGCTTTATTGAGCAAATATCAGGGTATCGACAAGTAG
- the uvrB gene encoding excinuclease ABC subunit UvrB: MVTAAASFQLQAPFQPTGDQPLAIEQLVKGIEAGDRFQTLLGATGTGKTFSIASVIEKVGRPTLVLAHNKTLAAQLCNELRNFFPNNAVEYFVSYYDYYQPEAYIAVTDTFIEKTAAINDEIDMLRHSATRSLFERRDVIVVASISCIYGLGMPAEYLKAAIPLRVGMEVNQRQVLRDLVNVQYSRNDIDLGRGKFRVKGDVLEIGPAYEDRIIRVEFFGDEIDAIRYVDPVTGKILQSSTALNIYPARHFVTAEDKLEAACQGIELELEDRLAEFEKQGKLLEAQRLEQRTRYDLEMLREVGYCNGVENYSRHLAGRNAGEPPECLIDYFPKDWMLVIDESHVTVPQIRGMYNGDQARKKVLIEHGFRLPSAADNRPLKAEEFWAKENQCIFVSATPGDWEMEISEGRVAEQVIRPTGVIDPTIFVRPTEGQIDDLLGEIKERVSRDERVLVTTLTKRMAEDLTEYLQERAIKVRYLHSEIQSIQRIEIIQDLQDGKFDVLIGVNLLREGLDLPEVSLVVILDADKEGFLRSGRSLIQTIGRAARHVQGQAILYADNLTDSMVKAIDETDRRRGIQLAYNKMHGITPQPIAKKRSSNAILAFLDVSRKLNSQQLEEVYEQVNELSLDEIPQLIGRLEAQMKAAAKKLEFEEAGKLRDRIKHLRDKLLGH, from the coding sequence ATGGTAACTGCGGCAGCATCTTTTCAATTGCAAGCGCCCTTCCAGCCCACAGGCGACCAACCGCTAGCGATCGAGCAACTTGTCAAAGGCATCGAAGCGGGCGATCGATTTCAAACCTTACTCGGTGCCACAGGTACGGGCAAAACCTTCTCCATTGCCTCGGTGATTGAAAAAGTCGGCAGACCCACCTTAGTCCTAGCACACAACAAAACTCTAGCCGCTCAACTGTGCAACGAACTGCGTAATTTTTTCCCCAACAATGCAGTCGAATACTTTGTCAGTTATTACGACTACTACCAACCTGAAGCATACATCGCCGTCACCGATACTTTCATTGAGAAAACGGCAGCAATTAACGACGAGATCGATATGTTGCGGCACTCAGCCACGCGATCGCTCTTTGAACGCCGCGACGTAATTGTAGTTGCTTCAATTAGCTGCATCTACGGTTTGGGAATGCCCGCAGAATACCTGAAAGCTGCTATTCCTTTGCGAGTAGGAATGGAAGTAAACCAGCGGCAAGTTTTGCGCGATTTAGTTAACGTCCAATACAGCCGCAACGATATAGATTTAGGTCGAGGCAAATTTCGCGTCAAAGGCGATGTTTTGGAAATCGGCCCCGCTTACGAAGATAGAATTATTCGCGTTGAATTCTTCGGAGATGAAATCGATGCCATTCGCTACGTTGACCCGGTAACCGGTAAAATCCTGCAAAGTTCAACGGCTTTAAATATCTATCCAGCGCGCCACTTTGTCACCGCAGAAGATAAATTAGAGGCAGCTTGTCAAGGAATAGAACTCGAATTAGAAGACCGACTGGCAGAATTTGAAAAACAGGGTAAACTATTAGAAGCTCAGCGGTTGGAACAGCGCACTCGCTACGATTTGGAAATGCTGCGCGAGGTAGGTTACTGCAACGGAGTCGAGAATTATTCGCGGCATTTAGCAGGGAGAAATGCGGGGGAACCGCCAGAATGTTTGATTGATTATTTTCCGAAAGATTGGATGTTGGTGATAGATGAATCTCACGTCACAGTGCCGCAAATTCGGGGAATGTACAACGGCGACCAAGCGCGCAAAAAAGTATTAATCGAACACGGTTTTCGCTTGCCCAGCGCGGCAGATAACCGCCCTTTAAAAGCAGAGGAATTCTGGGCAAAAGAAAATCAGTGCATCTTTGTTTCTGCTACGCCTGGGGATTGGGAAATGGAAATATCGGAAGGCAGAGTTGCAGAGCAAGTAATTCGCCCTACCGGAGTAATAGATCCGACTATTTTTGTGCGCCCGACGGAAGGACAAATTGATGATTTGTTGGGGGAAATTAAGGAGAGAGTAAGTCGGGACGAGCGAGTTTTGGTGACGACTTTAACGAAGCGGATGGCGGAAGATTTAACGGAATATTTGCAGGAGAGGGCTATTAAAGTCCGGTATTTGCACTCGGAAATTCAGTCGATTCAACGCATCGAAATTATCCAAGATTTGCAGGATGGTAAGTTTGATGTATTGATTGGCGTTAACTTGCTGCGGGAAGGTTTGGATTTGCCAGAAGTTTCGCTGGTGGTAATTTTGGATGCGGATAAAGAGGGGTTTTTGCGATCGGGACGTTCGTTGATTCAAACGATTGGAAGGGCGGCGCGGCACGTTCAGGGACAGGCTATTTTGTACGCGGATAATTTGACGGATAGTATGGTTAAGGCGATCGACGAAACGGATCGACGCCGGGGGATTCAGCTAGCGTACAATAAGATGCACGGGATTACGCCGCAGCCGATCGCGAAAAAGCGATCGAGTAATGCGATTTTGGCATTTTTGGATGTGTCGCGCAAGCTGAATTCTCAGCAGTTGGAGGAGGTTTACGAACAGGTAAACGAGTTATCTTTGGATGAGATTCCTCAGTTAATCGGGCGGTTGGAAGCGCAGATGAAGGCGGCGGCTAAGAAGTTGGAGTTTGAGGAGGCGGGTAAATTGCGCGATCGGATTAAGCATTTGCGGGATAAGCTATTGGGACATTAG
- a CDS encoding DegT/DnrJ/EryC1/StrS family aminotransferase, with the protein MSNRPPKVPFVNFSLQHQPIESQIAEAIRKIIQEGDFILGHALAEFETAFAAASGVKYGVGVACGTDAIALGLQACGINPGDEIIIPANTFIATAIAVLEAKAIPILVDCDPETALIDLTAAETAVTSKTKAIIPVHLYGQMVSPRQLLDFAKRHDLIIFEDAAQAHLAHREGYRAGSIGKAAAFSFYPSKNLGSFGDGGMLITNDAQLAQKMRTLRNYGAPSKYLHTEIGTNSRLDNLQAAVLNVKLPYLEKWNRDRTAAAQHYDTLLEPLKHKGIVPIANHSSSGHIYHLYVIKITEESSIDRNTLQEKLAQDGIQTGIHYPLPCHLQPAYQNLGTRGDFPRAETLCQQILSLPMYPGLSNTQIEQVVRAIVLSLNC; encoded by the coding sequence ATGAGTAACCGCCCGCCAAAAGTTCCGTTTGTAAACTTTTCACTGCAACACCAACCAATTGAATCGCAAATAGCAGAAGCAATTAGAAAAATAATCCAGGAAGGAGACTTTATTTTAGGCCATGCACTCGCAGAATTTGAAACAGCATTTGCAGCAGCTTCTGGAGTAAAATACGGCGTAGGAGTGGCTTGTGGAACAGATGCGATCGCTCTGGGACTCCAAGCTTGCGGCATTAATCCGGGCGACGAAATTATCATACCCGCTAACACTTTTATCGCCACCGCGATCGCCGTCCTCGAAGCCAAAGCTATACCTATTCTTGTAGATTGCGACCCAGAAACCGCCCTGATTGACCTCACAGCAGCCGAAACAGCAGTTACCTCGAAAACTAAAGCAATTATCCCCGTACACCTCTACGGTCAAATGGTATCGCCCCGGCAGCTTTTAGATTTTGCGAAGCGCCACGATTTAATCATATTTGAAGATGCCGCCCAAGCGCACTTAGCCCACAGAGAAGGATACCGCGCCGGTTCCATTGGTAAAGCAGCAGCATTCAGCTTTTATCCCAGCAAAAACCTTGGTTCTTTTGGCGACGGCGGGATGTTAATTACTAACGATGCACAACTCGCACAAAAAATGCGAACTCTCCGCAATTACGGAGCACCCAGCAAATATTTGCACACAGAAATTGGTACAAACAGCCGTCTCGACAATTTGCAAGCGGCCGTGCTCAATGTTAAATTGCCTTACTTAGAAAAATGGAATCGCGATCGCACCGCCGCCGCCCAACATTACGATACTCTACTAGAACCCCTGAAACACAAAGGCATTGTACCGATCGCCAACCACAGCAGCAGCGGTCACATTTATCACCTCTATGTGATCAAAATTACTGAGGAAAGCTCGATCGACCGCAACACCCTTCAGGAAAAACTTGCCCAAGACGGCATTCAAACAGGCATACACTATCCCCTACCTTGCCACCTGCAACCCGCCTACCAAAACTTAGGCACTCGGGGCGACTTCCCCCGCGCAGAAACCCTGTGCCAACAAATTTTATCATTGCCAATGTATCCCGGATTGAGCAATACTCAGATCGAGCAAGTTGTTCGGGCGATCGTACTATCATTGAATTGCTAA
- a CDS encoding NADP(H)-dependent aldo-keto reductase, with protein sequence MEYKKLGDSDLSVSEICLGTMTYGQQNTVEEAAQQLDFAIDRGINFIDTAEMYPVPGKAETQGKTEEYIGEWLAKQQRDKVIIATKVAGRSTRLKWIREGKNQIDRPNVEKALNDSLKRLQTDYIDLYQIHWPDRYVPLFGAPDYDLAQEHETVPILEQLEVFADLIKAGKIRYLGLSNETPWGVCEFCTLAEKHGLPKVVSIQNAFSLSNRTFHLNLAETCRFKNVGLMAYSPLGFGLLTGKYLNGIPENSRLALFAGFGQRYDKTNLNDAVKAYVEIAGKHGISPAQMALAYVRSRWFVTSTIIGATSLEQLEENIGSLEVNLDREIVAEIDAVHAKYPNPTP encoded by the coding sequence ATGGAATACAAAAAACTCGGCGACAGCGACTTATCAGTATCTGAAATCTGTTTGGGTACGATGACTTACGGTCAGCAGAACACCGTTGAGGAAGCGGCCCAACAGCTCGATTTTGCGATCGATAGAGGCATCAACTTTATCGATACGGCAGAAATGTATCCCGTCCCTGGAAAGGCGGAAACTCAGGGAAAAACAGAGGAATATATCGGCGAATGGTTGGCGAAACAGCAGCGGGATAAAGTCATTATAGCTACTAAAGTGGCGGGCAGAAGCACTCGATTAAAGTGGATTCGGGAAGGGAAAAATCAGATCGATCGCCCAAATGTCGAAAAAGCCCTGAATGACAGCCTGAAGCGCTTGCAAACTGACTACATTGACCTGTATCAAATCCACTGGCCCGATCGCTACGTCCCGCTATTTGGCGCGCCGGATTACGACCTCGCCCAAGAACACGAAACAGTCCCGATTTTGGAACAGTTAGAGGTATTTGCTGACTTGATTAAAGCTGGGAAAATCCGCTATTTGGGTTTGAGCAACGAGACACCTTGGGGAGTTTGCGAGTTCTGCACCTTGGCGGAAAAACACGGATTGCCGAAAGTTGTTTCGATTCAGAATGCTTTCAGTTTGAGCAATCGGACATTTCACCTAAATTTAGCAGAAACTTGCCGTTTTAAGAATGTGGGATTGATGGCTTACAGTCCTTTGGGATTTGGGCTGTTAACGGGTAAATACTTGAATGGAATTCCCGAAAATTCTAGGTTGGCTTTATTCGCGGGATTCGGCCAGCGTTACGATAAAACTAATCTGAACGATGCGGTGAAAGCGTATGTTGAGATTGCGGGGAAACATGGGATAAGTCCGGCGCAGATGGCTTTGGCGTATGTGCGATCGCGCTGGTTTGTAACTAGCACAATTATCGGTGCAACAAGTCTCGAACAGTTGGAGGAAAATATCGGTAGTTTGGAGGTGAATTTGGATCGGGAGATTGTAGCGGAAATCGATGCGGTGCACGCTAAGTATCCGAATCCGACGCCATAG